The following coding sequences are from one Anas acuta chromosome 15, bAnaAcu1.1, whole genome shotgun sequence window:
- the SLC29A4 gene encoding equilibrative nucleoside transporter 4, translated as MGSVGTERFKELSPAGTPEGNVVMSFSFDSYQLEEDELQRGSQAKGVLTFMEPVSEDPEPQDRYHGIYFAMLLAGVGFLLPYNSFITDVDYLHHKYPGTSIVFDMSLTYILVALVAVILNNALVELLSLHTRISVGYLFALGPLLFVSICDVWLELFTRRQAYAINLVAVGVVAFGCTVQQSSFYGYTGLLPKRYTQGVMTGESTAGVIISLSRIFTKLLLSDEKENTVIFFFISIGMELTCFILHLLVKRTRFVRYYTSCPRKGHPASRGDHGTGTGTGYRVHHDVTAEDVRFEDRPRGQPGSPRDSLGPEGELAGSGTYMRFDVPRPKIKRSWPSFRDMLLHRYVVSRLIWAYMLSIAMTYFITLCLFPGLESEIHNCTLGEWLPILIMAIFNLSDFVGKILAALPYDWRGPHLLIYSCLRVVFIPLFIMCVYPNGQPAFGHPAWPCVFSLLMGITNGYFGSVPMILAAGKVSPEQRELAGNTMTVSYMTGLTLGSAVAYFAYSLTSTAHSSCFYTETSNGSFLGGY; from the exons ATGGGCTCGGTGGGAACGGAGCGCTTCAAGGAGCTGAGCCCGGCGGGGACGCCCGAGGGGAACGTGGTGATGAGCTTCAGCTTCGACAGCTACCAGCTGGAGGAGGACGAGCTGCAGCGGGGCAGCCAGGCCAAGGGCGTCCTCACCTTCATGGAGCCGG TTTCTGAAGACCCCGAGCCACAGGACCGATACCACGGGATCTACTTCGCCATGCTGCTGGCCGGGGTTGGGTTTCTCCTGCCGTACAACAGCTTCATCACCGACGTGGACTACCTGCACCACAAATACCCAG GGACCTCCATCGTCTTCGACATGAGCCTCACCTACATCCTGGTGGCCTTGGTGGCCGTCATCCTCAACAACGCGCTGGTGGAGCTGCTGAGCCTGCACACGCGCATCTCCGTGG GTTACCTCTTCGCCCTGGGCCCCCTGCTCTTTGTCAGCATCTGCGATGTCTGGCTGGAGCTCTTCACCCGCCGGCAAGCCTACGCCATCAACCTGGTGGCCGTCGGGGTGGTGGCTTTTGGCTGCACAG TGCAGCAATCCAGCTTCTACGGCTACACGGGGCTGCTGCCCAAGCGCTACACGCAGGGCGTGATGACGGGCGAGA GCACCGCCGGGGTCATCATCTCGCTCAGCCGCATCTTCACCAAGCTGCTGCTGTCGGACGAGAAGGAGAACACGGtcatcttcttcttcatctccaTCGGCATGGAGCTGACCTGCTTCATCCTCCACCTCCTGGTGAAGCGCACCCGCTTCGTCCGCTACTACACCTCCTGCCCCCGCAAGGGCCACCCCGCATCCCGGGGGGACCacgggacggggacagggacagggtaCCGCGTCCACCACGATGTCACCGCCGAGGACGTCCGATTT GAGGACCGGCCGCGGGGAcagcccggctccccccgggaCAGCCTTGGCCCCGAAGGCGAGCTGGCGGGCAGCGGCACCTACATGCGCTTCGACGTGCCCCGGCCCAAAATCAAGAGGAGCTGGCCCAGCTTCAGAG ACATGCTGCTGCACCGCTACGTCGTGTCGCGGCTCATCTGGGCCTACATGCTGTCCATCGCCATGACCTACTTCATCACCCTCTGCCTCTTCCCCGGGCTGGAGTCGGAGATCCACAACTGCACGCTGGGCGAGTGGCTCCCCATCCTCATCATGGCCATCTTCAACCTCTCCGACTTCGTCGGCAAG ATCCTGGCCGCTCTGCCCTACGACTGGCGGGGCCCCCACCTCCTGATCTACTCCTGCCTCCGCGTGGTCTTCATCCCCCTCTTCATCATGTGCGTCTACCCCAACGGGCAGCCCGCCTTCGGCCACCCGGCCTGGCCCTGCGTCTTCTCCCTCCTCATGGGCATCACCAACGGCTATTTCGGCAGCGTGCCCATGATCCTGGCGGCCGGCAAAGTGAGCCCCGAGCAGCGGGAGCTGGCag GGAACACCATGACCGTGTCCTACATGACGGGCTTGACGCTGGGCTCGGCCGTGGCGTATTTTGCCTACAGCCTCACCAGCACGGCCCACAGCAGCTGTTTCTACACCGAAACGTCCAACGGCTCCTTCCTGGGGGGGTACTGA